In Candidatus Polarisedimenticolaceae bacterium, a genomic segment contains:
- a CDS encoding molybdenum cofactor guanylyltransferase, which produces MAQTIGVVLAGGAGRRMGRPKGELRLDGGSLAERAAKVLRPLCGNVLISLPKGVRNPAPSFAVVEDEPPAGRGPLAGIAAAFSSTGKADLLVLACDYPAADSDLFRVLLAEARPEAQVVVPTDAAGRDHPLVALWRRSAEPLVRDALETGALKVQALFADLEVQRLPAAALEGWGIDVTLALANVNWPSELEGFGIERPGA; this is translated from the coding sequence GTGGCTCAGACGATCGGAGTGGTGCTCGCCGGCGGAGCGGGCCGGCGCATGGGACGCCCGAAAGGCGAGCTCCGGCTCGACGGCGGTTCGCTCGCCGAGCGGGCGGCGAAGGTGCTGCGCCCTCTCTGCGGGAACGTGCTGATCAGCCTCCCGAAGGGCGTTCGGAATCCGGCGCCCTCCTTCGCCGTCGTCGAGGACGAGCCTCCCGCGGGACGGGGTCCGCTCGCGGGGATCGCCGCAGCCTTCTCGTCCACCGGAAAGGCCGACCTCCTGGTCCTCGCGTGCGACTACCCGGCGGCCGACTCGGACCTGTTCCGGGTGCTCCTGGCCGAGGCGCGGCCGGAGGCCCAGGTCGTCGTGCCGACGGACGCCGCCGGTCGGGACCACCCGCTCGTCGCGTTGTGGCGACGGTCGGCGGAACCGCTCGTGCGGGACGCCCTCGAGACGGGCGCGCTGAAGGTCCAGGCGTTGTTCGCGGATCTCGAGGTGCAGCGTCTCCCCGCCGCCGCGCTCGAGGGCTGGGGGATCGACGTCACGCTCGCGCTCGCGAACGTCAACTGGCCCTCGGAGCTCGAGGGGTTCGGGATCGAGCGGCCGGGGGCCTAG